In Actinoplanes derwentensis, the following proteins share a genomic window:
- a CDS encoding ABC transporter permease: MTFRKALPPAITLILVIAGWQAYTVVSGIDKWLLPSPADIWDAALLQQDALLAHTLATTQLTLYGFGAGVATGLLVAVLLHLIPLLRAAVYPLLVISQNVPVIAIAPLLVVWLGFGLAPKLVVIILVCFFPIAVATLDGLRRSDPLITDYLLMSGASRRQLFTKLQWPHALPTVFSGLKIAATYSVFGAVISEWLGAEKGIGQYMMIQKSAFRADRMFVAIGIVITLALVVFGIVVLLEKLTVKGRRRD; encoded by the coding sequence GTGACCTTCCGCAAGGCCCTGCCCCCGGCGATCACCCTGATCCTGGTGATCGCCGGATGGCAGGCGTACACCGTCGTCTCCGGCATCGACAAATGGCTGCTGCCCAGCCCGGCGGACATCTGGGACGCCGCGCTGCTCCAACAGGACGCGCTGCTCGCCCACACCCTGGCCACCACCCAGCTGACCCTGTACGGGTTCGGCGCCGGCGTGGCCACCGGGCTGCTCGTCGCCGTCCTGCTGCACCTGATCCCGCTGCTGCGGGCCGCGGTCTACCCGCTCCTGGTGATCAGCCAGAACGTGCCGGTCATCGCGATCGCCCCACTGCTGGTGGTCTGGCTCGGCTTCGGACTCGCCCCGAAACTCGTGGTGATCATCCTGGTCTGCTTCTTCCCGATCGCCGTCGCCACCCTGGACGGGCTGCGGCGCAGCGACCCGCTGATCACCGACTACCTGCTGATGAGCGGGGCCAGCCGGCGGCAGCTGTTCACCAAACTGCAGTGGCCGCACGCGCTGCCGACGGTGTTCTCCGGGCTGAAGATCGCCGCGACCTACAGCGTGTTCGGGGCGGTGATCTCCGAATGGCTGGGCGCCGAGAAGGGGATCGGGCAGTACATGATGATCCAGAAGTCGGCGTTCCGGGCGGACCGGATGTTCGTCGCGATCGGCATCGTCATCACGCTCGCCCTGGTGGTCTTCGGGATCGTCGTCCTGCTGGAGAAGCTGACCGTGAAGGGCCGCCGCCGTGACTGA
- a CDS encoding ABC transporter substrate-binding protein — translation MTLTHVRVMLEYFHPWTNAAGLYVASRQGWYRDAGLDVELTVFDSLRGDTLEHLARGEVHLGVFPTNRLLVRSAAGQPLKGVASINHRGMETIQTVVGRGITRPRDLAGRRLALNPTPRGVAMVRHLVTADGGDPDAVILVDSGHRELSADDIAAGEVDATFGGYWAWDALFAQLPGEQRITWPVDEIGAPPYHSYLLGTGPALTDQPLIEAFLTATARGYQAARTDPALALDVLDRVIPYFPRPILARSLDLIAPTWFDGDRWGEIREDLMTPYTSWLATNDILPTSFDWRQAITPTSFASPTASSFASPETSSFVTPATSPEAPAVPR, via the coding sequence ATGACCCTCACCCACGTACGCGTGATGCTCGAGTACTTCCACCCGTGGACCAACGCCGCCGGTCTCTACGTGGCCAGCCGTCAGGGCTGGTACCGCGACGCCGGCCTGGACGTCGAGCTCACCGTCTTCGACTCGCTGCGCGGCGACACCCTGGAACACCTGGCCCGCGGCGAAGTCCACCTGGGCGTCTTCCCCACCAACCGGCTGCTCGTCCGCAGCGCCGCCGGCCAGCCCCTGAAAGGCGTGGCGTCGATCAACCACCGAGGCATGGAGACCATCCAGACGGTCGTCGGCCGGGGCATCACCCGCCCTCGCGACCTGGCCGGCCGCCGCCTGGCCCTGAACCCGACCCCGCGGGGCGTAGCGATGGTCCGCCACCTGGTGACCGCCGACGGAGGCGACCCCGACGCGGTGATCCTGGTCGACAGCGGCCACCGCGAACTGTCCGCCGACGACATCGCGGCCGGCGAGGTGGACGCCACCTTCGGCGGTTACTGGGCCTGGGACGCCCTGTTCGCCCAGCTCCCCGGCGAACAGCGGATCACCTGGCCGGTCGACGAGATCGGCGCCCCGCCGTACCACTCCTACCTCCTGGGCACCGGCCCCGCCCTGACCGACCAGCCGCTGATCGAGGCGTTCCTGACGGCCACCGCCCGTGGCTATCAGGCTGCCCGCACCGACCCGGCCCTGGCCCTGGACGTCCTGGACCGCGTCATCCCCTACTTCCCCCGGCCCATCCTGGCCCGTTCCCTCGACCTGATCGCCCCGACCTGGTTCGACGGCGACCGCTGGGGCGAGATCCGCGAAGACCTGATGACCCCCTACACGTCCTGGCTGGCCACCAACGACATCCTCCCGACGTCCTTCGACTGGCGCCAGGCGATCACCCCGACGTCCTTCGCTTCCCCCACGGCGTCTTCCTTCGCTTCCCCCGAGACGTCCTCCTTCGTTACCCCCGCGACGTCTCCGGAGGCCCCGGCGGTCCCGCGATGA
- a CDS encoding ABC transporter substrate-binding protein — protein MNTLISRRRALDAIAAASLVLAGCGAGDDSGSAGAATGLTKVQIALDWTPNTNHTGLYVAKEKGYFAAHGLDVEIVQPGDADPSALVAADKIPFAISAQESLTQARAEGAPLVSIAAVIQHNTSGFASPKDRNLTRPADYVGKTYGGWGGPVEAPLLQAVVAADGGDASKIKTVNVGDSDFFAATKKGIDFEWIFYGWTGVQAELRGEPVNIQYVKDYDPALDFYTPILITNEKRISGDAELVKSFTAAVSEGYTYAASHAPESAEILLKAAPDLDAELVKKSQEWLSPKYQDDAARWGEQKAEIWTGFSDWLYEKKVLSTKVDGSKAYTNDFLPAA, from the coding sequence ATGAACACTCTGATCAGCCGCCGCCGGGCGCTCGACGCCATCGCCGCCGCCTCCCTGGTACTCGCCGGCTGCGGTGCGGGTGACGACTCCGGCAGCGCCGGTGCGGCCACCGGACTGACGAAGGTCCAGATCGCGCTGGACTGGACCCCGAACACCAACCACACCGGTCTCTACGTGGCCAAGGAGAAGGGCTACTTCGCCGCGCACGGCCTGGACGTGGAGATCGTCCAGCCCGGGGACGCCGACCCGTCCGCCCTGGTCGCCGCGGACAAGATCCCGTTCGCGATCAGCGCCCAGGAGTCGCTCACCCAGGCCCGCGCCGAGGGTGCCCCGCTGGTCTCGATCGCCGCGGTCATCCAGCACAACACCTCCGGGTTCGCCTCGCCCAAGGACCGCAACCTGACCCGGCCGGCCGACTACGTGGGCAAGACCTACGGCGGCTGGGGCGGCCCGGTCGAGGCGCCCCTGCTGCAGGCCGTGGTGGCCGCCGACGGTGGTGACGCCAGCAAGATCAAGACGGTGAACGTCGGCGACTCCGACTTCTTCGCCGCCACCAAGAAGGGGATCGACTTCGAGTGGATCTTCTACGGCTGGACCGGTGTCCAGGCCGAGCTGCGCGGTGAGCCGGTCAACATCCAGTACGTCAAGGACTACGACCCGGCGCTCGACTTCTACACCCCGATCCTGATCACCAACGAGAAGCGGATCTCCGGCGACGCCGAACTGGTCAAGTCGTTCACCGCGGCGGTCTCCGAGGGGTACACGTACGCCGCGTCGCATGCCCCTGAGTCCGCTGAAATCCTGCTCAAAGCGGCCCCCGACCTGGACGCCGAACTGGTGAAGAAGAGCCAGGAATGGCTCAGCCCCAAGTACCAGGACGACGCCGCCCGCTGGGGCGAGCAGAAGGCCGAGATCTGGACCGGCTTCTCCGACTGGCTGTACGAGAAGAAGGTGCTCTCCACGAAGGTGGACGGCTCGAAGGCGTACACCAACGACTTCCTGCCCGCGGCGTGA
- a CDS encoding ABC transporter ATP-binding protein, with the protein MTDALSVTDLSHSFGDLPVISDISLHVAAGEFVSIVGPSGSGKSTLFHLIGGLLSPTNGKISVNGQAVKRGAIGYMPQQPALMPWRTIEANVVLAQEIKGKADLKLAREWLARVGLEGFAKSYPHQLSGGMQQRVAFLRALLSDQPLLCLDEPFSALDAMTRIEMHRWLLDIWEANRRAVLFVTHNIEEALLLSDTVYVFSRRPAKILEKVTIPFDRPRRDDVVDDPSFVKLRRRLTDLLTGVPR; encoded by the coding sequence GTGACTGACGCACTCTCCGTGACCGATCTCAGTCACTCGTTCGGCGATCTACCCGTTATTTCTGACATTTCGTTGCATGTCGCGGCGGGGGAGTTCGTCTCCATCGTCGGCCCCTCGGGCAGTGGCAAGAGCACGCTCTTCCACCTGATCGGCGGCCTGCTCTCGCCAACAAACGGGAAAATATCGGTCAACGGGCAGGCGGTGAAGCGGGGAGCGATCGGCTACATGCCCCAGCAGCCCGCGCTCATGCCGTGGCGGACCATCGAAGCCAACGTGGTCCTGGCCCAGGAGATCAAGGGCAAGGCGGACCTGAAGCTCGCGCGCGAGTGGCTGGCCCGGGTCGGGCTGGAGGGCTTCGCCAAGTCGTACCCCCATCAGCTCTCCGGCGGCATGCAACAGCGCGTCGCCTTCCTCCGCGCCCTGCTCTCCGACCAGCCGCTGCTCTGCCTCGACGAACCGTTCAGCGCCCTCGACGCGATGACCCGGATCGAGATGCACCGCTGGCTGCTGGACATCTGGGAAGCCAACCGGCGCGCCGTCCTCTTCGTCACCCACAACATCGAAGAGGCACTACTGCTCTCCGACACGGTTTACGTCTTCTCCCGGCGTCCCGCCAAGATCCTGGAGAAGGTCACCATCCCGTTCGACCGTCCCCGCCGTGACGATGTCGTCGACGACCCCTCGTTCGTCAAGTTGCGCCGCCGCCTCACCGATCTCCTGACAGGTGTTCCCCGATGA
- a CDS encoding sulfurtransferase, producing the protein MTGPILAADDLLVRLEQGDVIVLDATVDLAAAVYDGDHRSTSGRPGWEQAHIPGSRHADLLHDLSDPAAPYHFARPTPEILTARLADLGVRDGVPVVVYDRSGGIWAARLWWLLDSIGIEAAVLDGGFAAWQAAGLPVSAEVPFAEVASAAETTPGLTTSPPSQGVPPPAASVTEGHGLPQASCGQVAGVDNARAVREERWIGREHLQRWLRGEIEATVLCALNPEAYAGEVPTRYSRRGHIPGSGNLPTRSLLGPDGRFRPLDELRTDLADLLADPAPIWLYCGGGISAATLGLALTALGRDDVSLYDGSLEEWSADESLPLVLGRADESGRADER; encoded by the coding sequence ATGACCGGTCCGATCCTGGCCGCTGACGATTTGCTGGTACGACTGGAGCAGGGTGACGTCATCGTCCTCGACGCCACGGTCGACTTGGCCGCGGCCGTGTACGACGGCGACCACCGATCCACGTCCGGCCGTCCCGGCTGGGAGCAGGCGCACATCCCCGGCTCCCGGCACGCCGACCTGCTCCACGACCTGAGCGACCCGGCCGCGCCCTACCATTTCGCCCGCCCCACCCCCGAGATCCTGACCGCACGCCTCGCCGACCTGGGCGTCCGCGACGGCGTCCCGGTAGTCGTCTACGACCGCTCCGGCGGCATCTGGGCAGCCCGCCTCTGGTGGCTCCTTGACAGCATCGGCATCGAAGCCGCCGTGCTGGACGGCGGTTTCGCCGCCTGGCAGGCAGCCGGCCTCCCGGTCTCCGCCGAGGTCCCTTTCGCCGAAGTCGCTTCCGCCGCCGAAACCACCCCCGGCCTCACCACGAGCCCGCCCTCCCAGGGGGTCCCCCCGCCGGCGGCCAGTGTGACGGAAGGGCATGGGCTCCCGCAGGCTAGCTGTGGACAAGTAGCCGGTGTGGACAACGCTCGCGCGGTGCGGGAAGAGCGCTGGATCGGGCGTGAGCACCTGCAACGCTGGCTTCGCGGTGAGATCGAGGCGACCGTGCTGTGCGCGCTGAACCCCGAGGCCTACGCGGGGGAGGTGCCGACCAGATACTCTCGGCGCGGGCATATTCCGGGTAGCGGGAACCTTCCGACGCGGTCGCTGCTCGGCCCGGACGGGCGGTTCCGGCCACTCGACGAGTTGCGCACCGACCTCGCCGACCTGCTGGCCGATCCGGCGCCGATCTGGCTCTACTGCGGTGGTGGCATCTCGGCGGCGACCCTCGGGCTGGCGCTGACTGCGCTCGGGCGGGACGACGTGTCTCTCTACGACGGTTCTCTCGAAGAGTGGTCCGCCGACGAGAGCCTGCCACTGGTGTTGGGTCGCGCTGACGAGAGCGGTCGCGCCGATGAGCGCTGA
- a CDS encoding glycosyltransferase family 2 protein, with protein MEPTGTADVSIVIPTHSEKRWASLTRTIASAHAQTHRATEIVVVVDHNPEMAARVKLEFPGVTVLENAYARGASGNRNTGAFHTRTAFIAFLDDDTVASPTWLAHQLVPFNDPAVVGTGGGIIPAWAGARPTWMPDELLWTVGVSYTGMPTSTAPIRNVWSANMIVRRDVFLAVDGFRIGFGKLGDQNRPEDTELCLRMSAAAGGRWIYVPHATIDHEVPADRSTFGFLMRRCYAEGRGKVQMAGLMPKDQELGAEKDYLRRTLPRAVVRNLADAGSGRGMFHALRAATVVAAVAAAAWGGGVETLAGLFEGSSSTTTVS; from the coding sequence TTGGAGCCCACCGGAACCGCCGACGTCAGCATCGTCATCCCGACTCACAGCGAGAAGCGCTGGGCCTCACTCACCCGGACCATCGCGTCCGCGCACGCGCAGACGCACCGGGCCACCGAGATCGTGGTCGTGGTCGACCACAACCCGGAGATGGCCGCCCGGGTGAAACTCGAGTTCCCGGGCGTCACCGTGCTGGAGAACGCGTACGCACGCGGCGCCTCCGGCAACCGCAACACCGGTGCCTTCCACACCCGGACGGCGTTCATCGCCTTCCTCGACGACGACACCGTGGCCAGCCCCACCTGGCTCGCCCACCAGCTGGTGCCGTTCAACGACCCGGCCGTGGTCGGCACCGGCGGCGGCATCATCCCGGCCTGGGCCGGCGCCCGGCCCACCTGGATGCCGGACGAGCTGCTCTGGACCGTCGGCGTCTCCTACACCGGGATGCCGACGAGCACCGCCCCGATCCGTAACGTCTGGTCGGCCAACATGATCGTCCGGCGGGACGTGTTCCTGGCGGTCGACGGTTTCCGCATCGGCTTCGGCAAACTCGGCGACCAGAACCGGCCCGAGGACACCGAACTGTGCCTGCGGATGAGCGCGGCGGCCGGCGGCCGCTGGATCTACGTGCCGCACGCGACCATCGACCACGAGGTGCCGGCCGACCGGTCGACGTTCGGGTTCCTGATGCGCCGCTGCTACGCCGAGGGCCGTGGCAAGGTGCAGATGGCCGGGCTGATGCCGAAGGACCAGGAGCTGGGCGCGGAAAAGGACTATCTGCGGCGTACGCTGCCCCGCGCCGTCGTCCGCAACCTGGCCGACGCCGGCAGTGGCCGGGGCATGTTCCACGCGCTGCGGGCCGCGACCGTGGTCGCCGCCGTGGCCGCCGCCGCGTGGGGTGGTGGGGTGGAGACCCTCGCCGGCCTGTTCGAAGGCTCCTCCAGCACCACCACCGTCTCCTAG